A single Natrinema pellirubrum DSM 15624 DNA region contains:
- a CDS encoding permease, with the protein MAVSLVEGVLESLRIGVGFLWTAAWAIIMGLTITSLVQVYVSKERMARVLGESDFSSLATATAFGAASSGCSFGAVAIGKGLFAKGAHAVNVLAFMFASTNLIVELGLMILLLLGWEFLVAELLGGLVLIAVMAVIVRLTLPEPLFDEVRAELEREDRESGGMTDPTCGMEGSDEHTIVTDGGETLRFCSAGCLETYRQQTASSGAWSDELRSWGGWYKIANQYRKEWSMIWTDVIAGFLVSGFVIVFVPQSVWNALFLGGDGLLVTAENAVMGVAIAVVSFVGSMGNVPFAVALWGGGISFAGVIAFVYADLITVPVLNVYRKYYGWAVMLYILGVFFVTMAFTGFLMELLFDALGIVPNLAGGETATEQRYFELNYTFSLNLIAFAVSGFLLFVYRRGLGAPGQYRDPVCGMRTDDDGPSAAHDGETYYFCSTTCKRAFEDAPADFAAHPPRVSDDGSSHDHH; encoded by the coding sequence ATGGCCGTATCACTCGTCGAGGGCGTCCTCGAGTCGCTCCGGATCGGCGTCGGATTCCTCTGGACGGCGGCGTGGGCGATCATCATGGGATTGACGATCACTAGCCTCGTGCAGGTGTACGTCTCGAAGGAGCGAATGGCCCGCGTTCTCGGGGAGAGCGACTTCTCGAGTCTCGCGACGGCGACGGCGTTCGGCGCGGCCAGCAGCGGCTGTAGTTTCGGTGCTGTCGCAATCGGAAAGGGGCTGTTCGCGAAGGGCGCACACGCGGTGAACGTCCTCGCGTTCATGTTCGCGTCGACGAACCTCATCGTCGAACTCGGGCTGATGATCCTGCTCCTGCTCGGCTGGGAGTTCCTCGTCGCGGAACTGCTCGGCGGTCTCGTCCTCATCGCGGTCATGGCCGTCATCGTCCGGCTGACGCTCCCGGAGCCGCTGTTCGACGAGGTCCGTGCGGAACTCGAGCGCGAGGACCGCGAGAGCGGCGGGATGACGGATCCGACCTGCGGCATGGAGGGGTCGGACGAACACACGATCGTGACCGACGGTGGCGAGACGTTGCGGTTCTGCTCCGCGGGCTGTCTGGAAACCTACCGACAGCAAACCGCCAGCAGCGGCGCGTGGTCGGACGAACTCCGGTCGTGGGGCGGCTGGTACAAGATCGCAAACCAGTACCGGAAGGAGTGGTCGATGATCTGGACCGACGTCATCGCGGGCTTTCTCGTCTCGGGCTTCGTCATCGTGTTCGTCCCCCAGTCGGTCTGGAACGCGCTGTTTCTCGGGGGTGACGGCCTGCTCGTGACCGCCGAGAACGCAGTTATGGGCGTCGCAATCGCCGTCGTCAGCTTCGTCGGGAGCATGGGCAACGTCCCGTTCGCGGTCGCTCTCTGGGGTGGCGGGATAAGCTTCGCCGGCGTCATCGCGTTCGTCTACGCCGACCTCATCACGGTTCCGGTACTGAACGTCTACCGGAAGTACTACGGCTGGGCGGTCATGCTGTACATTCTCGGTGTCTTCTTCGTGACGATGGCGTTTACCGGCTTTCTCATGGAACTGCTGTTCGACGCGCTCGGCATCGTCCCGAACTTAGCCGGCGGCGAGACGGCGACCGAGCAGCGGTACTTCGAGCTGAACTACACCTTCTCTCTCAACCTCATCGCCTTCGCCGTCTCCGGGTTCCTCCTGTTCGTGTACCGTCGCGGGCTCGGTGCCCCTGGACAGTACCGCGACCCGGTCTGTGGAATGCGAACCGACGACGACGGTCCGAGCGCCGCACACGACGGCGAGACCTATTATTTCTGTTCGACCACCTGCAAGCGGGCGTTCGAGGACGCGCCGGCCGACTTCGCGGCGCACCCGCCGCGGGTGTCGGACGACGGGTCGTCGCACGACCACCACTGA
- a CDS encoding DUF7344 domain-containing protein, whose product MTIHPDRPTVVSDRSRLGNDGGIGRRPPSRETIRQAVDSDRRREVIRCVLVADGPVPLRTLVGRLADAEHDPTVGTTIHRLRQRIHTSLCRTHLPLLEDHDIVTWDRARSLVGPAANCGAFESVLEIDSLERPISARLE is encoded by the coding sequence ATGACGATCCACCCAGATCGACCGACGGTCGTTTCGGACCGGTCGCGGCTCGGCAACGACGGCGGTATCGGTCGCCGACCGCCCTCGCGGGAGACGATCCGTCAGGCCGTCGACAGCGACCGGCGGCGCGAGGTCATCCGCTGTGTCCTCGTCGCCGACGGCCCCGTCCCATTGCGGACGCTGGTCGGTCGACTCGCAGACGCCGAACACGATCCGACCGTTGGGACGACGATCCACCGACTGCGCCAGCGGATCCACACCTCGCTGTGTCGAACCCACCTGCCGCTGCTCGAGGATCACGACATCGTCACCTGGGACCGCGCCCGGAGCCTCGTCGGCCCGGCCGCCAACTGCGGAGCGTTCGAATCCGTCCTCGAGATCGACTCGCTCGAGCGGCCGATTTCCGCTCGCTTGGAGTAA
- a CDS encoding CopZ family metallochaperone — MSQTITVEGMSCEHCEQTVEDALEGVDGVESVAVDRETEQATVEGDADPQALVSAVDEAGYDASA; from the coding sequence ATGAGTCAGACGATCACCGTCGAAGGAATGTCGTGTGAACACTGCGAACAGACCGTCGAGGACGCCCTCGAGGGCGTCGACGGCGTCGAATCGGTCGCCGTCGACCGGGAGACCGAACAGGCCACCGTCGAGGGAGATGCGGACCCGCAAGCGCTCGTCAGCGCGGTCGACGAGGCCGGCTACGACGCGTCGGCCTAA
- a CDS encoding THUMP domain-containing protein produces the protein MAAPPRPSGVYLLELGGEDDAFAAREAESAAVGVDRIAPGLAVADAVVPERVRGLAYTHRASELVGQGDADLASARAILEAAAIDREGSVAVRATDVHGSTGVSTERAERELGAVLVDRGFSVDLEDPDHCLRVVFAEGALAGSGDLLESAGDETSVGAGTDGDPTSVCALGWLAAESVRDFGTRAPTDKPFFQPGSMDPLLARAVANLAGARPRATILDPMCGTGGGLVEAGLVGADVIGTDAQAKMVRGARENLTHFLEREEPSPTGVARGDWHVARSDGTRLPLADDAVDSVVFDAPYGRQSKIDTHRLEDLVAGALEEAHRVAPRAVMIADRSWAGEARAAGWEVESAFERRVHRSLTRYVLVLERESS, from the coding sequence ATGGCCGCGCCGCCGCGACCATCGGGCGTGTATCTGCTCGAATTGGGCGGCGAGGACGACGCCTTCGCGGCCCGAGAGGCCGAAAGCGCCGCGGTCGGCGTCGATAGGATCGCGCCCGGGCTGGCCGTCGCCGACGCGGTCGTCCCCGAGCGGGTCCGCGGCCTCGCCTACACCCATCGCGCGAGCGAACTGGTCGGCCAGGGCGACGCCGACCTCGCGAGCGCCCGCGCGATCCTCGAGGCCGCCGCGATCGACCGCGAGGGATCGGTCGCGGTCCGAGCGACCGACGTTCACGGTTCGACGGGCGTGAGTACCGAACGGGCCGAACGCGAGCTGGGCGCGGTGTTGGTCGACCGGGGGTTTTCCGTCGACCTCGAGGACCCCGATCACTGCCTGCGGGTCGTCTTTGCCGAAGGCGCGCTCGCGGGCAGCGGTGACCTCCTCGAGTCGGCCGGCGACGAGACGAGTGTCGGGGCCGGAACCGACGGCGACCCGACCTCGGTCTGTGCGCTTGGCTGGCTCGCGGCCGAGAGCGTCCGCGATTTCGGCACGCGCGCACCGACGGACAAACCGTTCTTCCAGCCCGGCAGCATGGACCCCCTGCTCGCGCGGGCCGTCGCGAACCTCGCGGGCGCTCGGCCAAGAGCGACGATCCTCGATCCGATGTGTGGGACCGGTGGCGGCCTCGTCGAGGCCGGCCTCGTCGGCGCGGACGTGATCGGCACCGACGCACAGGCGAAGATGGTCCGGGGCGCGCGCGAGAACCTCACTCACTTCCTCGAGCGCGAGGAGCCGTCGCCGACCGGCGTCGCCCGCGGGGACTGGCACGTCGCCCGCAGCGACGGGACCCGCCTTCCGCTCGCCGACGACGCGGTCGACAGCGTCGTCTTCGACGCGCCCTACGGCCGCCAGTCGAAGATCGACACCCACCGGCTCGAGGACCTCGTCGCGGGCGCGCTCGAGGAAGCCCACCGGGTCGCGCCGCGAGCGGTCATGATCGCCGATCGCTCGTGGGCCGGCGAGGCGCGGGCCGCGGGTTGGGAGGTCGAGTCGGCCTTCGAACGCCGGGTCCATCGGTCGCTGACGCGGTACGTGCTGGTTCTCGAGCGAGAATCTTCGTAA
- a CDS encoding SHOCT domain-containing protein produces the protein MATDTRDTRLATIVLIAIGALVVLPMAFMGFGMMGFGPMMGGMWGHGMWDGGTTPGWLPLVAVLLQLLFVAAIVGGGYLVYQAIAGRDDTDRALEELRLAYARGDLSDEEYEQRRDALERDE, from the coding sequence ATGGCAACCGACACACGCGATACGCGACTCGCCACGATCGTCCTCATCGCCATCGGTGCCCTCGTGGTACTGCCAATGGCGTTCATGGGGTTCGGAATGATGGGGTTCGGCCCGATGATGGGCGGCATGTGGGGCCACGGGATGTGGGACGGCGGAACGACACCCGGCTGGCTGCCGCTCGTCGCCGTCCTGCTGCAGCTCCTGTTCGTCGCCGCCATCGTCGGCGGCGGCTACCTCGTCTACCAGGCGATCGCCGGCAGGGACGACACTGACCGCGCGCTCGAGGAACTGCGGCTGGCGTACGCTCGCGGCGACCTGAGCGACGAGGAGTACGAACAGCGCCGAGACGCGCTCGAGCGGGACGAGTGA
- the hisG gene encoding ATP phosphoribosyltransferase — MRIAVPNKGRLHEPTIDLLERAGLHLENGADRKLYADTVDPDVTVLFARAADIPEYVADGAADLGITGFDQVQEARVDNVSELLDLEFGRCRLVLAAPEDGDTNSVADLTGKTVATEFPNITADFFADTGVDPDIVEVSGATELTPHVEMADAIVDITSTGTTLKMNRLAVVEEVLASSVRLFGREDVLDDPKVDEVRTALGSVKQAEGKRYLMMNVPQDRLEAVRDVIPGLGGPTVMDIADDEDGEKVAVHAVVDESDVFETITAVKEAGASDILVTEIERLVE, encoded by the coding sequence ATGCGAATCGCCGTTCCCAACAAGGGCCGCCTGCACGAGCCGACGATCGATCTCTTAGAGCGGGCGGGGCTGCACCTCGAGAACGGAGCGGACCGAAAGCTCTACGCGGATACCGTCGATCCCGACGTGACGGTGCTGTTCGCCCGCGCTGCGGACATTCCGGAGTACGTCGCCGACGGCGCGGCCGATCTGGGCATTACGGGCTTCGACCAAGTGCAGGAAGCACGCGTTGACAACGTCTCGGAGCTACTGGATCTCGAGTTCGGGCGCTGCCGTCTCGTCCTCGCAGCCCCCGAAGACGGAGACACCAACAGCGTCGCGGATCTGACGGGCAAGACCGTCGCGACCGAGTTCCCGAACATCACGGCGGACTTCTTCGCCGACACCGGCGTCGACCCCGACATCGTCGAGGTGTCGGGCGCGACCGAACTCACCCCCCACGTCGAGATGGCCGACGCCATCGTCGACATCACGAGTACCGGGACCACGCTGAAAATGAACCGGCTGGCGGTCGTCGAGGAGGTCCTTGCCAGTTCGGTCCGGCTGTTCGGCCGCGAGGACGTCCTCGACGACCCGAAAGTCGACGAGGTCCGGACCGCCCTGGGCTCCGTCAAGCAGGCCGAAGGCAAACGCTACCTGATGATGAACGTCCCGCAGGACCGACTCGAGGCGGTCCGTGACGTCATTCCGGGACTGGGCGGGCCGACGGTCATGGACATCGCCGACGACGAAGATGGGGAGAAGGTGGCGGTCCACGCGGTCGTCGACGAGAGCGACGTCTTCGAGACGATCACGGCGGTCAAGGAGGCCGGCGCGAGCGATATTCTGGTGACCGAGATCGAGCGACTCGTCGAGTAG
- a CDS encoding TATA-box-binding protein has translation MTDPKDTINIENVVASTGIGQELDLQSVAMDLEGADYDPEQFPGLVYRTQNPKSAALIFRSGKIVCTGAKSTDDVHESLRIVFDKLRELQIQVNEDPEIVVQNIVTSADLGRNLNLNAIAIGLGLENIEYEPEQFPGLVYRLDDPEVVALLFGSGKLVITGGKKPEDAEHAVDKIVSRLEDLGLLE, from the coding sequence ATGACGGATCCGAAGGACACCATCAACATCGAAAACGTGGTGGCGTCGACCGGCATCGGACAGGAACTCGACCTCCAGAGCGTCGCGATGGACCTCGAGGGGGCCGACTACGATCCCGAGCAGTTCCCCGGTCTCGTCTACCGCACCCAGAATCCCAAGTCCGCCGCGCTGATCTTCCGGTCGGGGAAGATCGTCTGTACCGGCGCGAAAAGCACCGACGACGTTCACGAGAGCCTTCGAATCGTCTTCGACAAGCTCCGTGAACTCCAGATCCAGGTCAACGAGGACCCCGAGATCGTCGTCCAGAACATCGTCACCAGCGCCGACCTCGGTCGGAACCTCAACCTGAACGCGATCGCGATCGGGCTGGGGCTGGAGAACATCGAGTACGAGCCCGAGCAGTTCCCCGGGCTCGTCTATCGACTCGACGACCCCGAGGTCGTCGCGCTGTTGTTTGGCTCGGGCAAGCTCGTCATCACTGGCGGCAAGAAGCCCGAGGACGCCGAACACGCCGTCGACAAGATCGTCTCCCGGCTCGAGGACCTCGGCCTGCTCGAGTAA
- a CDS encoding AsnC family transcriptional regulator, giving the protein MRDLDETDMEILRLLGENARRPFSEIADEVDLSGPAVSDRVDRLEEAGIINRFTIDVDQSQLRAGVPVFVQVTAPPGTVEDCRTAAAEADAVEHVFVTADGGVWFYARAQVQRVREWLEGLLPDAAGIAYDVTLMDDAEWTPSLDGTQFALTCAECGNTVDSEGESSRIDGDVYHFCCSSCQGRFEDRYDRLEEGA; this is encoded by the coding sequence ATGCGCGACCTCGACGAGACCGACATGGAAATCCTGCGACTGCTGGGCGAGAACGCCCGGCGGCCGTTCAGCGAGATCGCCGACGAAGTCGACCTCTCCGGGCCCGCCGTCTCCGACCGCGTCGACCGCCTCGAGGAGGCCGGGATTATCAACCGGTTTACGATCGACGTAGACCAGTCACAGCTCCGGGCGGGGGTGCCGGTGTTCGTGCAGGTCACGGCCCCGCCGGGCACAGTCGAGGACTGCCGAACGGCAGCCGCCGAGGCCGACGCCGTCGAACACGTGTTCGTCACCGCCGACGGCGGGGTCTGGTTCTACGCCCGCGCACAGGTCCAGCGGGTCCGCGAGTGGCTCGAGGGACTGCTCCCCGACGCTGCGGGCATCGCCTACGACGTGACGCTGATGGACGACGCCGAGTGGACGCCTTCGCTCGATGGGACGCAGTTCGCGCTCACCTGCGCGGAGTGTGGCAACACCGTCGACAGCGAAGGGGAATCGAGCCGGATCGACGGCGACGTCTATCACTTCTGCTGTTCGTCCTGTCAGGGCCGGTTCGAGGATCGCTACGACCGGCTCGAGGAGGGTGCCTGA